The region ATCGACGTACAGCAGTCCGGTGACCACCTCGCCCGAATGCTCGCGCTCGCGCAGGTACGAGTACACTGAGTCCCGGTCGGTCGGATCGTAGTTCTCCGGGATCTTGCGGAAGCGCACCGTGCTCCCGTCGTGCAGCGTCACCGTGTTCACCGAGCCCGGCTCGTACGACGTCGTGATCTCGCGCTGAATCGGGACGAAATCGGTCGCGACCGGCGCCGGCACGAAGTCCGCTTCCAACAGCGGCAGGGCGTGCTCGCGCGTGTACATGTAGCTCTTCGTCGATCCTTCGTGATCGTTGAACGCGACGCACGGCGAGATGACGTCCACCAGCGCGAAACCGCGGTGCTGGATCCCCGCCTTCAGGATCGGCACGAGCTGCGCCTTGTCGCCCGAGAAGCTGCGCGCCACGAATGTGGCGCCGAGCGTGAGCGCGAGAAACACCGGATCGATCGGCGGGCTCACGTTCTCGACCCCGCGCTTCGACTTGGTGCCCACATCGGCTGACGCGGAGAACTGTCCCTTGGTCAGCCCGTACACGCCGTTGTTCTCGATGACGTACAGCATGTCCACGTTGCGGCGGATCGCGTGGCACAGCTGCCCCAGTCCGATCGACAGCGAGTCGCCGTCTCCCGACACTCCGATGCAGATGAGCTCGCGATTGCCGGCGTTAGCGCCGGTGGCGATCGCGGGCATGCGGCCGTGCACCGAGTTGAACCCGTGTGCCTGGCCCATAAAATAAGTCGGCGTCTTGGACGAGCAGCCGATCCCGCTCATCTTCGCCACCCGGTGCGGGTCGATGCTCAGATCGAACGCCGCCTGGATGATCGCGGCGGTGATCGAGTCGTGACCGCACCCGGCGCAGAGCGTGGACATCGCGCCCTCGTAATCGCGGGTGGTGAGCCCGAGCCGGTTCTTCGGCAGCGACGGGTGGCGGACCTTGGGCTTGGTGATGTACGTCATTCCGTCACCGGCGTGTCGCCGGCCGCCTGTGGCAGCCTGGCCTCATGCTCCGGCTCCGCCGCGCCGCGCAACGCGGCCACGATGTGCTCGACGACGTCGCCCGCGCTCAACGGCAATCCGCCAAAGGTCCCCACGTGCTCCAGCTTGTCGCGGCAGAAGCCGGTCTCGATGCTCAGCAGCGAAGCGAGCTGCCCGTCGCGGTTCTGCTCGACCACGAATATCCGGCGGTGCTCACGCAGAAATGCGCCGACCTCCGGCACGAACGGGAACCCCCGGAGGCGCATGTAGTCGACGGGGATCCCCCGCTCTCCGAGCAGCGCGACGGCTTCGACGATCGCGCGGTGGCATCCGCCGAGCGACACGATCCCCGCGATCGCGCCCGGTGTCGTGCTGACCTCCGGTGCGGGAAGGCTGAGAGCCGCGGTCTCCAGCTTCTTCGTGAGCCGGTGCATCACGTCCGAGTACTCGGCCGCGTCTTCGGTATAGTCACCGTTCCGGTTGTGGCCCGAGCCGCGCGTGAAGAACGCGCCCTTGGGGTGCACGCCCGGTAGCGTGCGGGCCGCGACGCCGTCGCCGTCGACGTCCACGTACCGGTGAAACTGCGTGATGTGCTCGAGCTCCTCCGCGCGGAGGACCTTCCCTCGATCCGGCCGGTACGCGTCGTCCCACTGCAGCCGCGGCACCATCCAGTCGTTCATTCCGATGTCGAGATCCGAGAGCACGAACACGGGGGTCTGGAACCGCTCGGCGATATCGAAGGCGAGCACGGCGAAGTGGAAGCACTCACCGGGGTCGGCCGGGAAGAGCAGGATGTGCTTGGTGTCGCCGTGCGACGCGTAGGCGCACAGGAGCAGATCGCCCTGCTGCGTGCGCGTCGGCATTCCGGTGGACGGTCCCGTCCGCTGGATGTCGAAGAACACCGCCGGGACTTCGGCGTAGTACGCGAGCCCGATGAACTCGCTCATCAGCGAGATGCCCGGGCCGCTGGTGGCGGTGAACGCGCGCGCACCGACCCAGTTGGCTCCGATGACCATTCCCGCGGCGGCGAGCTCGTCTTCCGCCTGGATGATCGCGACACGCGCGCGGCCCGTCTCCGGATCGCGCCGCAGCTTCAGCACGAACGCCTGGAACGCGTCGAGCAGCGACGTCGAAGGCGTGATCGGATACCAGGCGGCTACCGTGGCGCCGGCGTAGATGCAGCCGAGCGCGGCGGCGGTATTCCCGTCGATGAGGATCGAGTCGCGCGTCGCGTCCATCTTCTCGAGGCGCATCGGCAGCGGACAGTCGAAGCTCTCGCGCGCCCGGTCGTACCCGAGCCGCAGCGCGAGAAAATTGGAGTCGAGCAGCGCTTTCTTTTTCGAGAACGTCTGGGAGAGCAGCTCCTCGATGACGGCCATGTCGATGCCGAGCAGAGCCGCGAGCGCGCCGGCGTACGCGATGTTCTTCATGAGGATCCGCTCGCGCGCTCCGGCGAAATTCTCGTTGCACAGCCGCGCCAGCGGCACGCCGAGCATGTTCACGTCGTCGCGCATGAGCGCGTCCGGCCGCGGCCAGGTGGAGTCGTGCATCAGCCAGCCGCCCGGGCGCACTTCGGCGATGTCGCGGGCATACGTCGCCGGATTCATCGCGATCATCAGGTCGAACTCCGGCGTGCGCGCGGTGTGGCCCGCGCCGTTCACCCGGATCTCGTACCACGTGGGCAGCCCCTGAATGTTCGACGGAAAGATGTTCTTCCCCGACGCGGGCACGCCCATGCGGAAGATCGTCTTCCGGATGAGATCGTTCGCGCTCGACGATCCCGTCCCGTTGACGGTCGCGATCTTGAAAGCGAAGTCGTTCACCTGCTGCCGCGCCAGCGTGGTCATGCGCCTCCGACGGCGGCGAGCACCGGCAGCGGCCCGCGCGGCGGATGCGCGCCGCCGGCCGGCAGACCGGCGTACGGGATCAGCAGATCAAACTTCCGCATGTCCCACGCCGCCGTCGGGCAGCGCTCGGCGCACAGGCCGCAGTGAATGCAGATGTCCTCGTCCTTCAGCATCAGCCGCTTGGTCTGCGGCAGCGGCCCAGACGCGAACAACGGCTGCGACGGATTGAGCGCGGGGGCCGTGAGCCGCTGCAGGATCTCGCTCTCGTCGGAGCTGCCGTTCGCCGCGATGGTGAGACAGCTCACCGGGCATACATCAACGCACGCGTCGCATTCGATGCACAGGCTGTCGGTGAAGTGCGTCTCGACGTCGCAGTTGAGGCAGCGCTCCGATTCGCGCAGCGTCTGCTCCAGATCGAACCCGACTTCGACCTCCTCCTCCAGATTCCGCAATCGCTCGGCGAGCGCGACGTGCCGCATCCGCGCGCGCTGCGCCTCGTCGTAGTCGTTGCTGTAGCTCCACTCGTGCATGCCCATCTTCTGGCTGACGAGGTTCATCCCCCACGGCAGCCGGTCCGTGAGCGACCCGCCCAGGCAGTGCTGGTGGATGGAGATCGCCGCCTCGTGTCCGTGCGCCACGGCCCAGATGATGTTCTCCGGTCCCCACGCCGCGTCGCCGCCGACGAAGACGCCCGGGCGCGTCGTCTGGAACGTCTTCTTGTCCACGAGCGGCGCGCCCCACTCATCCACCTCGATCCCGATGTCGTGCTCGAGCCACGGGAAGGCCGCTTCCTGGCCGATCGCGAGGATCACCGCGTCGCACGGGATCACGACCGTGCTCAGCGTCCTGCTCACCGCGCGGCCTTTCTCGTCCTCGCCCCATTCGACGACGTCGAACTCCATCCCGGCGAGCACGCCGTTCTCGACGATGAACCGCTTGGGCGCGTGATTCTCCACGATCTCAACGCCTTCTTCCAGCGCGTCGTTCAGCTCCCACGGCGAGGCCTTGAAGTGCTTGCGCGAGCGGCGCGCCATGACCTTCACGTCGGTTCCGCCGAGCCGCTTGGCGGAGCGGCAGCAGTCCATCGCCGTGTTGCCGACGCCGATGACGAGCACCCGCGGCTCGATGGACTTGATGTGGCCGAACGCGATCGACTGCAGCCAGTCGATGCCGATGTGGATCCTGTCGGTGTCGCGCCTGCCCGGCAGCTCCAGCTCCTTGCCCCGCGGCGCGCCGGTGCCGATGAACACCGCGTCCCATCCTTCTTCGAGCACGGCCTTGAGGCTCGTGACCGGGTGATTCGTGCGGAGGTCCACGCCCATGTCGAGGATGATGCCGATCTCTTCGTCGAGTACGCGCGGCGGCAGGCGGAACCGCGGGATGTTGTTCCACATCAGCCCGCCGGCACGGTCGTACTTCTCGTACATGGTCACGTGGTAGCCGAGCGGCAGTAGATCGTTGGCGACCGTCAGCGACGCCGGTCCCGCCCCAATGCACAGAACTCTCTTGCCGTTCTTCTCTGCCGGGATGACCGGCAGGTTCGCGCGCATCTCGTCGTCGTCGCGGTAGTCCGACGCGACGCGCTTGAGGCGGCAGATCGCGACCGGCTCGCCGTCTATGCGCGTACGGCGGCACGCGGGCTCGCACGGACGGTCGCAGGTGCGGCCCAGTATTCCCGGAAAGACGTTGGACTGCCGGTTGAGCAGATAGGCTTCCGTGTAGCGCCCCTGCGCCACCATGCGGATGTACTCCGGCACGTTGGTGTGCGCAGGGCACGCCCATTGGCAATCCACGACCCGGTGATAGTACGCCGGATCGGAAACGTCGGTCGGTCGCATCTTTCTCCGAGAAACCCGGGATTCAGCCCCCGACTTGAATAGTACAGGTCGTGCAACCGGTCGTCACCAGCGGGTTTTACGGGTAGCGATTACCCCTGTTATCCTACGATTACCACATTCGTCCGGAGATTCCCGTGAACCGCACCGCCCAATTCGACACCAATCTCGGCACCTTCAAGGTCGAGCTCTTCGAGGACCGCGCCCCGAAGACGACCCAGAACTTCATTGATCTCGCCGAAAAGGGGTTCTACAACGGCGTGATCTTCCACCGCGTCATCAAGGGCTTCATGATCCAGGGGGGCGATCCCAAGGGGACCGGGACCGGCGGGCCGGGCTACACTATTCCCGACGAGTTCCACGCCGAGCTGAAGCACGACGATCCGGGCGTGCTCTCGATGGCGAACGCGGGGCCGAACTCGGGCGGATCGCAGTTCTTCATCACGCTGGCTGCGACACCCTGGCTAGACGGCAAGCACGCGGTGTTCGGCAAGGTCGTGGAGGGGATGGACGTGATCGAGGCGATCGGCACGACACCCACGGCGGCCGGGGATCGGCCGAAGACCAACGTCGTTATGGAGAAGGTTACGGTCAGCTAACTGCCAAATAGAACTGCCAAGCGGCGCGCGGCCAGCTAGGAGCCGCCAGCTACGAGCGGCTTTGTCTTCGCTCGCAGCTGGAAGCTTCCAGCTGGCCGCTCGCAGCTTGGCTGTTCTAGGTGGTAGTTACTCCGACCAGTCCGACTTGGACGTCCGCTCGAACCCGGAACGCACGTACGGTCGCATCGAGTCGAAGTCGCGGTCACGATCCTTCCAGCCCTTGCGCAGATCGGTCTCGACCTCGTCGTAGCTGCGGCCGCGGTAGCTCGGGTTGCGCCCGGCCACGTGCCCCAGGCCGTAGCCCGTGCGCGCGGTGTTCCAGTCGGCGTCGCTCAGGCTATTCTCGTCGAAGTGCGAGCGATAGTACGGCTCGTGATCGCCGAAGTCCTCGGCCGCGCGTCCCACCTTCTCGCCGGCCCACCAGCCGCCCAGCGCACCGGCGACACCGCCGATGATCGTTCCGATCGGGCCCGCGACCGAGCCGATTCCGGCCCCTGCAAGCGCTCCGCCGATTCCGCCTACGCCTTCACCGG is a window of Gemmatimonadaceae bacterium DNA encoding:
- a CDS encoding FAD-dependent oxidoreductase yields the protein MRPTDVSDPAYYHRVVDCQWACPAHTNVPEYIRMVAQGRYTEAYLLNRQSNVFPGILGRTCDRPCEPACRRTRIDGEPVAICRLKRVASDYRDDDEMRANLPVIPAEKNGKRVLCIGAGPASLTVANDLLPLGYHVTMYEKYDRAGGLMWNNIPRFRLPPRVLDEEIGIILDMGVDLRTNHPVTSLKAVLEEGWDAVFIGTGAPRGKELELPGRRDTDRIHIGIDWLQSIAFGHIKSIEPRVLVIGVGNTAMDCCRSAKRLGGTDVKVMARRSRKHFKASPWELNDALEEGVEIVENHAPKRFIVENGVLAGMEFDVVEWGEDEKGRAVSRTLSTVVIPCDAVILAIGQEAAFPWLEHDIGIEVDEWGAPLVDKKTFQTTRPGVFVGGDAAWGPENIIWAVAHGHEAAISIHQHCLGGSLTDRLPWGMNLVSQKMGMHEWSYSNDYDEAQRARMRHVALAERLRNLEEEVEVGFDLEQTLRESERCLNCDVETHFTDSLCIECDACVDVCPVSCLTIAANGSSDESEILQRLTAPALNPSQPLFASGPLPQTKRLMLKDEDICIHCGLCAERCPTAAWDMRKFDLLIPYAGLPAGGAHPPRGPLPVLAAVGGA
- a CDS encoding peptidylprolyl isomerase, giving the protein MNRTAQFDTNLGTFKVELFEDRAPKTTQNFIDLAEKGFYNGVIFHRVIKGFMIQGGDPKGTGTGGPGYTIPDEFHAELKHDDPGVLSMANAGPNSGGSQFFITLAATPWLDGKHAVFGKVVEGMDVIEAIGTTPTAAGDRPKTNVVMEKVTVS
- a CDS encoding 2-oxoacid:acceptor oxidoreductase subunit alpha, translated to MTTLARQQVNDFAFKIATVNGTGSSSANDLIRKTIFRMGVPASGKNIFPSNIQGLPTWYEIRVNGAGHTARTPEFDLMIAMNPATYARDIAEVRPGGWLMHDSTWPRPDALMRDDVNMLGVPLARLCNENFAGARERILMKNIAYAGALAALLGIDMAVIEELLSQTFSKKKALLDSNFLALRLGYDRARESFDCPLPMRLEKMDATRDSILIDGNTAAALGCIYAGATVAAWYPITPSTSLLDAFQAFVLKLRRDPETGRARVAIIQAEDELAAAGMVIGANWVGARAFTATSGPGISLMSEFIGLAYYAEVPAVFFDIQRTGPSTGMPTRTQQGDLLLCAYASHGDTKHILLFPADPGECFHFAVLAFDIAERFQTPVFVLSDLDIGMNDWMVPRLQWDDAYRPDRGKVLRAEELEHITQFHRYVDVDGDGVAARTLPGVHPKGAFFTRGSGHNRNGDYTEDAAEYSDVMHRLTKKLETAALSLPAPEVSTTPGAIAGIVSLGGCHRAIVEAVALLGERGIPVDYMRLRGFPFVPEVGAFLREHRRIFVVEQNRDGQLASLLSIETGFCRDKLEHVGTFGGLPLSAGDVVEHIVAALRGAAEPEHEARLPQAAGDTPVTE
- a CDS encoding 2-oxoacid:ferredoxin oxidoreductase subunit beta codes for the protein MTYITKPKVRHPSLPKNRLGLTTRDYEGAMSTLCAGCGHDSITAAIIQAAFDLSIDPHRVAKMSGIGCSSKTPTYFMGQAHGFNSVHGRMPAIATGANAGNRELICIGVSGDGDSLSIGLGQLCHAIRRNVDMLYVIENNGVYGLTKGQFSASADVGTKSKRGVENVSPPIDPVFLALTLGATFVARSFSGDKAQLVPILKAGIQHRGFALVDVISPCVAFNDHEGSTKSYMYTREHALPLLEADFVPAPVATDFVPIQREITTSYEPGSVNTVTLHDGSTVRFRKIPENYDPTDRDSVYSYLREREHSGEVVTGLLYVDPASADMHATMQTVERPLSEIPFEELCPGAKALEEIQRGFV